From the genome of Callithrix jacchus isolate 240 chromosome 7, calJac240_pri, whole genome shotgun sequence, one region includes:
- the MYBPHL gene encoding myosin-binding protein H-like isoform X1 gives MGGRPGLSQNLFVQSGPPKTEIRLQRCPRAEWPGRVRDPDTRSLCSDVSVVSVGGRAGQGVDFACRMESIPPSFIPNWEVRINVKSGHDGKKEHPKIWLPRALRQTYIRKVGDTVNLLIPFQILRLLLKGGGPQEGPPTSNSRNVQLQVKPPCEPGVDGTPTAAGKVKKPLGAVQSVTLVPQGKPKPQATWTHNGCALDTSRVSVRNGERDSILFIREAQRADSGRYQLRVQLGGLEATATIDILVIERPGPPQSIKLVDVWGFNATLEWTPPQDTGNTALLGYTVQKADTKSGLWFTVLEHYHRTSCVVSDLIIGNSYAFRVFAENQCGLSETAPITTDLAHIQKAATVYKTKGFAQRDFSEAPKFTQPLADCTTVTGYNTQLFCCVRASPRPKIIWLKNKMDIQGNPKYRALTHLGICSLEIRKPGPFDGGIYTCKAVNALGEASVDCRVDVKVPN, from the exons ATGGGCGGTAGACCTGGTCTGTCCCAGAATCTGTTTGTACAGAGTGGTCCTCCAAAAACTGAAATAAGACTGCAAAGGTGCCCGAGAGCAGAGTGGCCAGGCAGAGTAAGGGACCCAGACACGCGCTCCCTCTGCAGTGATGTCAGCGTTGTCTCTGTGGGTGGCCGGGCAGGCCAGGGTGTTGACTTTGCCTGCAGAATGGAGAGCATTCCCCCAAGCTTCATACCTAACTGGGAGGTCAGGATTAATGTGAAAAGTGGCCATGATGGAAAGAAAG AGCACCCCAAGATCTGGCTACCTCGGGCCCTGAGGCAGACCTACATCCGGAAGGTTGGGGACACAGTGAACCTACTAATCCCATTCCAG ATCCTTAGGCTGTTGCTGAAAGGAGGAGGCCCTCAGGAGGGTCCACCAACTTCTAACTCAAGGAATGTGCAGCTCCAAGTCAAGCCTCCCTGTGAACCTGGGGTGGACGGGACCCCTACAGCAGCAGGGAAAGTCAAGAAGCCTCTCGGGGCTGTTCAAAGCGTTACCCTCGTTCCTCAGGGCAAGCCCAAACCTCAAGCCACCTGGACACACAATGGCTGTGCCTTGGACACCAGCCGTGTGAGCGTGCGGAATggggagcgagactccatcctcTTCATCCGAGAAGCCCAACGTGCTGACTCAGGTCGCTACCAACTCCGTGTCCAGCTAGGCGGGCTGGAGGCCACGGCCACCATTGACATCCTGGTGATTG AGAGGCCAGGCCCTCCTCAGAGTATTAAGCTGGTAGACGTCTGGGGCTTCAACGCTACCCTGGAATGGACACCTCCCCAAGATACAGGCAATACAGCACTCCTGGGATACACGGTGCAGAAGGCTGACACAAAATCTGGG CTGTGGTTCACGGTGCTGGAGCACTATCACCGCACCAGCTGCGTTGTCTCCGACCTCATCATCGGCAACTCCTATGCCTTCCGCGTCTTTGCTGAAAACCAGTGCGGACTCAGTGAAACAGCCCCCATCACCACTGACCTCGCCCACATCCAGAAAGCAG CTACTGTTTACAAGACCAAGGGGTTTGCCCAGCGAGACTTTTCTGAAGCCCCAAAGTTTACCCAGCCTCTGGCCGACTGCACTACAGTCACCGGCTATAATACCCAGCTCTTCTGCTGTGTCCGTGCCTCTCCCCGG CCCAAGATCATCTGGCTGAAGAACAAGATGGATATCCAAGGCAACCCTAAGTACAGAGCCCTGACTCACCTGGGGATCTGCTCCCTAGAGATCCGCAAGCCTGGTCCCTTTGATGGAGGCATCTATACCTGCAAGGCAGTGAACGCCCTAGGGGAGGCATCTGTGGACTGTCGGGTGGATGTGAAAG
- the MYBPHL gene encoding myosin-binding protein H-like isoform X3 → MGGRPGLSQNLFVQSGPPKTEIRLQRCPRAEWPGRVRDPDTRSLCSDVSVVSVGGRAGQGVDFACRMESIPPSFIPNWEVRINVKSGHDGKKEHPKIWLPRALRQTYIRKVGDTVNLLIPFQGKPKPQATWTHNGCALDTSRVSVRNGERDSILFIREAQRADSGRYQLRVQLGGLEATATIDILVIERPGPPQSIKLVDVWGFNATLEWTPPQDTGNTALLGYTVQKADTKSGLWFTVLEHYHRTSCVVSDLIIGNSYAFRVFAENQCGLSETAPITTDLAHIQKAATVYKTKGFAQRDFSEAPKFTQPLADCTTVTGYNTQLFCCVRASPRPKIIWLKNKMDIQGNPKYRALTHLGICSLEIRKPGPFDGGIYTCKAVNALGEASVDCRVDVKVPN, encoded by the exons ATGGGCGGTAGACCTGGTCTGTCCCAGAATCTGTTTGTACAGAGTGGTCCTCCAAAAACTGAAATAAGACTGCAAAGGTGCCCGAGAGCAGAGTGGCCAGGCAGAGTAAGGGACCCAGACACGCGCTCCCTCTGCAGTGATGTCAGCGTTGTCTCTGTGGGTGGCCGGGCAGGCCAGGGTGTTGACTTTGCCTGCAGAATGGAGAGCATTCCCCCAAGCTTCATACCTAACTGGGAGGTCAGGATTAATGTGAAAAGTGGCCATGATGGAAAGAAAG AGCACCCCAAGATCTGGCTACCTCGGGCCCTGAGGCAGACCTACATCCGGAAGGTTGGGGACACAGTGAACCTACTAATCCCATTCCAG GGCAAGCCCAAACCTCAAGCCACCTGGACACACAATGGCTGTGCCTTGGACACCAGCCGTGTGAGCGTGCGGAATggggagcgagactccatcctcTTCATCCGAGAAGCCCAACGTGCTGACTCAGGTCGCTACCAACTCCGTGTCCAGCTAGGCGGGCTGGAGGCCACGGCCACCATTGACATCCTGGTGATTG AGAGGCCAGGCCCTCCTCAGAGTATTAAGCTGGTAGACGTCTGGGGCTTCAACGCTACCCTGGAATGGACACCTCCCCAAGATACAGGCAATACAGCACTCCTGGGATACACGGTGCAGAAGGCTGACACAAAATCTGGG CTGTGGTTCACGGTGCTGGAGCACTATCACCGCACCAGCTGCGTTGTCTCCGACCTCATCATCGGCAACTCCTATGCCTTCCGCGTCTTTGCTGAAAACCAGTGCGGACTCAGTGAAACAGCCCCCATCACCACTGACCTCGCCCACATCCAGAAAGCAG CTACTGTTTACAAGACCAAGGGGTTTGCCCAGCGAGACTTTTCTGAAGCCCCAAAGTTTACCCAGCCTCTGGCCGACTGCACTACAGTCACCGGCTATAATACCCAGCTCTTCTGCTGTGTCCGTGCCTCTCCCCGG CCCAAGATCATCTGGCTGAAGAACAAGATGGATATCCAAGGCAACCCTAAGTACAGAGCCCTGACTCACCTGGGGATCTGCTCCCTAGAGATCCGCAAGCCTGGTCCCTTTGATGGAGGCATCTATACCTGCAAGGCAGTGAACGCCCTAGGGGAGGCATCTGTGGACTGTCGGGTGGATGTGAAAG
- the MYBPHL gene encoding myosin-binding protein H-like isoform X4 — translation MGGRPGLSQNLFVQSGPPKTEIRLQRCPRAEWPGRVRDPDTRSLCSDVSVVSVGGRAGQGVDFACRMESIPPSFIPNWEVRINVKSGHDGKKEHPKIWLPRALRQTYIRKVGDTVNLLIPFQGKPKPQATWTHNGCALDTSRVSVRNGERDSILFIREAQRADSERPGPPQSIKLVDVWGFNATLEWTPPQDTGNTALLGYTVQKADTKSGLWFTVLEHYHRTSCVVSDLIIGNSYAFRVFAENQCGLSETAPITTDLAHIQKAATVYKTKGFAQRDFSEAPKFTQPLADCTTVTGYNTQLFCCVRASPRPKIIWLKNKMDIQGNPKYRALTHLGICSLEIRKPGPFDGGIYTCKAVNALGEASVDCRVDVKVPN, via the exons ATGGGCGGTAGACCTGGTCTGTCCCAGAATCTGTTTGTACAGAGTGGTCCTCCAAAAACTGAAATAAGACTGCAAAGGTGCCCGAGAGCAGAGTGGCCAGGCAGAGTAAGGGACCCAGACACGCGCTCCCTCTGCAGTGATGTCAGCGTTGTCTCTGTGGGTGGCCGGGCAGGCCAGGGTGTTGACTTTGCCTGCAGAATGGAGAGCATTCCCCCAAGCTTCATACCTAACTGGGAGGTCAGGATTAATGTGAAAAGTGGCCATGATGGAAAGAAAG AGCACCCCAAGATCTGGCTACCTCGGGCCCTGAGGCAGACCTACATCCGGAAGGTTGGGGACACAGTGAACCTACTAATCCCATTCCAG GGCAAGCCCAAACCTCAAGCCACCTGGACACACAATGGCTGTGCCTTGGACACCAGCCGTGTGAGCGTGCGGAATggggagcgagactccatcctcTTCATCCGAGAAGCCCAACGTGCTGACTCAG AGAGGCCAGGCCCTCCTCAGAGTATTAAGCTGGTAGACGTCTGGGGCTTCAACGCTACCCTGGAATGGACACCTCCCCAAGATACAGGCAATACAGCACTCCTGGGATACACGGTGCAGAAGGCTGACACAAAATCTGGG CTGTGGTTCACGGTGCTGGAGCACTATCACCGCACCAGCTGCGTTGTCTCCGACCTCATCATCGGCAACTCCTATGCCTTCCGCGTCTTTGCTGAAAACCAGTGCGGACTCAGTGAAACAGCCCCCATCACCACTGACCTCGCCCACATCCAGAAAGCAG CTACTGTTTACAAGACCAAGGGGTTTGCCCAGCGAGACTTTTCTGAAGCCCCAAAGTTTACCCAGCCTCTGGCCGACTGCACTACAGTCACCGGCTATAATACCCAGCTCTTCTGCTGTGTCCGTGCCTCTCCCCGG CCCAAGATCATCTGGCTGAAGAACAAGATGGATATCCAAGGCAACCCTAAGTACAGAGCCCTGACTCACCTGGGGATCTGCTCCCTAGAGATCCGCAAGCCTGGTCCCTTTGATGGAGGCATCTATACCTGCAAGGCAGTGAACGCCCTAGGGGAGGCATCTGTGGACTGTCGGGTGGATGTGAAAG